Proteins encoded together in one Alteribacter keqinensis window:
- a CDS encoding efflux RND transporter permease subunit, with the protein MGLLQKLLERKIVIGLMVVLVLMVGLYSINKLDRELIPSIDFDMALVTANAGDMPVLDVEERLTKPIEQVLSATEGVKSYQSSSTVGSSSIFVEFEEDRMKEATREIEASLSSLESQVSGVNFIDVFPISTDQGFEFYMEISGGSMEEMSAFARNEVKPRLEGLSSVREVRLSGLEENEYVIEFDRDALMENGLDMGQVVGILQQTNMNMSLGELVQEENEPSIRWDTSFKSIEDIENTAVPTMNGPVVLSDLAEVAVQNNQHSSIAWKDGSRDFILVEIGRASGYTQLDMAEAVRAEVDRIHEAGIGFSFSELVTQADYVSSALDGVTQNILIGGMLALVILMLFLRNLRATVIIGLTIPVSILLTFATMWMFDYSLNILTLVGLGLGIGMMVDASIVILESIYRKKEHGYQGMEAVTKGVREVATAVIASMLTTVVVFVPVGLFGGEMGAFILILSVVVVITLVSSVVVSFTLIPALAENFLKLRDRDRKKKKDSRIIEGYGNMISWLSGKKRRRYSMIFVFFLVFAGSIALTTKVPLTLIPDVYDRYAEIGVELESGLTPSERDEIVQAANEKLSQVPDVVSNVIIDDPQYLFTLINMTRGDEITTPQDEVNTAINEALRELEEEYPVKSVGMITGPMGGAPIQLMIKGDSLDQIQEIGNRLSGELEGIDGLVNVSASMEKTSEELQFVFDEEALEEGGLTTTEIFGQLQGSFSSTPVGEMTENGVTIPVMAKSDIVIDNQEALNEYELVTAAGVEPLSSYVSLETIDSPLMISRDNGDRYVTVSAEIEGRDLGSVSRDVQQVVGDFETPVGYTVSTAGDLETQQEMMMELLVVIAISIFLVYLVMAVQFNSLVHPIIVMSVIPMTVIGSILALLITQRELSVLSALGLLMLIGVVLNNAILLIDRTKQLRAEGLEVHEAVKEAGKNRIRPIFMTTLTTVGGMLPLALATGSASAYQAPLATVIIGGLLFATFITLVLIPSVYLLFEDVGRGVKRLFTRKKKKDAEVIDVAS; encoded by the coding sequence ATGGGGTTGCTGCAAAAACTGCTGGAACGAAAAATTGTGATTGGACTTATGGTTGTACTGGTTTTGATGGTAGGGCTGTATTCGATTAATAAGCTTGATCGGGAGCTGATACCATCCATTGATTTTGATATGGCGCTCGTGACAGCCAATGCCGGTGATATGCCGGTGCTGGACGTGGAGGAAAGGCTCACGAAACCGATTGAGCAGGTGTTAAGCGCCACGGAAGGGGTTAAGTCCTACCAGTCCTCTTCGACTGTGGGAAGCAGTTCGATTTTTGTTGAGTTTGAAGAAGACCGGATGAAAGAAGCGACCCGGGAAATAGAGGCCAGCCTGAGCAGCCTTGAATCGCAGGTGAGCGGGGTAAATTTCATTGATGTTTTCCCCATAAGTACGGATCAGGGCTTTGAGTTTTACATGGAAATCTCAGGCGGATCAATGGAAGAGATGAGTGCCTTTGCAAGAAATGAAGTAAAGCCGCGCCTTGAAGGGTTGTCGTCCGTTCGGGAAGTCCGGCTGAGCGGATTGGAAGAGAACGAATATGTGATCGAATTTGACCGGGATGCGCTCATGGAAAACGGGCTTGATATGGGGCAGGTCGTAGGGATCCTTCAGCAGACAAACATGAATATGTCTCTCGGAGAGCTGGTTCAGGAAGAGAACGAACCGTCGATCCGCTGGGATACTTCGTTTAAATCCATTGAAGATATTGAAAATACAGCAGTACCAACGATGAATGGTCCCGTTGTTCTCAGTGATCTGGCTGAGGTTGCGGTTCAGAACAATCAGCATTCTTCGATTGCCTGGAAAGACGGGAGCCGGGATTTCATTCTTGTTGAAATCGGGAGGGCGAGCGGGTACACCCAGCTTGATATGGCAGAAGCAGTCCGGGCGGAAGTGGACCGTATCCATGAAGCGGGGATCGGCTTTTCTTTCAGCGAACTGGTTACACAGGCTGACTATGTGAGCAGCGCTCTCGATGGGGTGACCCAGAACATTCTTATTGGAGGGATGCTTGCCCTCGTTATTCTCATGCTGTTTTTACGAAACCTCCGGGCGACAGTGATCATCGGTCTTACGATTCCGGTTTCAATATTACTGACCTTTGCCACGATGTGGATGTTTGACTACAGCCTGAATATCCTGACCCTTGTCGGTCTCGGGCTTGGAATCGGTATGATGGTGGATGCGTCCATTGTTATTCTGGAGTCCATTTACCGGAAGAAAGAGCATGGATATCAGGGGATGGAAGCTGTAACCAAAGGTGTTCGTGAAGTGGCTACCGCCGTTATCGCCTCCATGCTGACGACCGTCGTTGTATTTGTTCCAGTCGGATTGTTCGGCGGGGAAATGGGCGCATTTATCCTTATTCTCAGTGTGGTTGTCGTAATCACCCTGGTGAGTTCGGTCGTCGTGTCGTTTACCCTCATTCCGGCCCTGGCGGAGAACTTCCTGAAGCTGAGAGATAGGGACCGGAAAAAGAAAAAAGACAGTCGTATTATTGAAGGTTACGGAAATATGATCAGCTGGCTGAGCGGTAAAAAGCGCCGCCGTTATTCAATGATCTTTGTGTTTTTCCTTGTGTTTGCAGGCTCAATTGCACTCACAACGAAGGTTCCCCTTACCTTAATACCTGACGTGTACGACAGATACGCGGAAATCGGGGTTGAGCTTGAAAGCGGGCTGACGCCGTCTGAGCGTGATGAGATTGTCCAGGCTGCAAATGAAAAGCTGTCTCAGGTGCCGGATGTGGTATCGAACGTCATTATTGATGACCCCCAGTACCTGTTTACTCTTATTAATATGACAAGAGGGGATGAAATCACGACCCCGCAGGATGAAGTGAACACAGCCATCAATGAGGCACTGCGTGAACTGGAAGAGGAGTATCCGGTGAAAAGTGTAGGGATGATCACAGGCCCGATGGGAGGCGCACCGATCCAGCTCATGATCAAAGGGGACAGTCTGGATCAGATTCAGGAAATCGGCAACCGTCTTTCGGGTGAACTTGAAGGGATCGATGGCCTCGTAAACGTGTCTGCTTCCATGGAAAAAACGAGTGAAGAACTACAGTTTGTTTTTGATGAGGAAGCCCTTGAAGAAGGCGGACTGACTACTACCGAGATTTTCGGGCAGCTTCAGGGGTCGTTCTCCAGTACACCTGTTGGTGAAATGACGGAAAATGGTGTGACGATTCCGGTGATGGCAAAATCCGATATTGTCATAGACAACCAGGAAGCCCTGAACGAGTATGAACTCGTTACAGCAGCCGGAGTTGAACCGTTATCTTCATACGTGAGTCTGGAAACCATCGACTCACCGTTGATGATCAGCCGGGATAACGGTGACCGGTACGTGACAGTCTCAGCTGAAATTGAGGGAAGGGATCTCGGGTCTGTTTCAAGAGACGTACAGCAGGTTGTGGGTGACTTTGAAACGCCTGTCGGTTACACGGTTTCAACTGCCGGAGATCTGGAAACCCAGCAGGAAATGATGATGGAGCTTCTTGTGGTAATTGCCATCTCCATTTTTCTTGTGTACCTTGTGATGGCTGTTCAGTTTAACAGTCTTGTTCACCCGATTATTGTAATGAGTGTGATCCCGATGACGGTCATTGGATCGATTCTGGCTCTTCTCATTACGCAAAGGGAACTAAGCGTACTCTCGGCTCTCGGTCTTCTCATGCTTATCGGGGTTGTTTTAAACAATGCGATTCTTCTGATTGACCGCACGAAGCAGCTGCGGGCGGAAGGGCTTGAGGTGCATGAAGCGGTTAAAGAAGCAGGAAAAAACCGTATCCGTCCGATCTTTATGACCACGCTCACCACAGTAGGAGGCATGCTTCCTCTTGCCCTTGCTACCGGAAGTGCAAGCGCGTATCAGGCACCGCTGGCAACTGTGATCATCGGCGGCCTGTTGTTTGCCACCTTCATTACCCTCGTTTTGATTCCGTCCGTGTATCTTCTGTTTGAAGATGTTGGCAGAGGAGTAAAACGTTTGTTTACGAGAAAGAAAAAGAAAGATGCTGAAGTAATTGATGTAGCGTCTTAG